The uncultured Desulfobulbus sp. genome window below encodes:
- the trpC gene encoding indole-3-glycerol phosphate synthase TrpC, with protein sequence MILDTIVARKYEEVADLKRRGLPTLEKPVQPPRGFMRALVEAPGVAIIAEAKKASPSKGVIQPDFDPVRIAKNYKQGGAHCLSVLTDVDFFQGSLDYIPLVRETVDLPVIRKDFIIDPMQIAEAHAVGADAILLIAAILETEQMRDYRLQAESLGMDALVEVHNEQELEAAMKAESRLIGINNRNLNDFSVSLETTFTLRQKIPAEIPVVSESGISTVEDMRRLNEAHITAALIGESLMRAGQQDQLLREFLGK encoded by the coding sequence ATGATACTTGATACGATTGTCGCTCGTAAATATGAGGAAGTCGCCGACCTGAAACGGCGCGGTCTCCCTACCCTGGAAAAGCCCGTACAGCCACCTCGAGGTTTCATGCGAGCCTTGGTCGAAGCGCCGGGCGTGGCTATTATTGCCGAAGCAAAAAAAGCATCTCCATCCAAGGGGGTGATTCAGCCTGACTTTGATCCGGTTCGGATTGCTAAAAACTACAAACAGGGCGGTGCCCACTGCCTCTCCGTGCTCACGGATGTAGATTTTTTTCAGGGATCACTCGACTACATCCCACTTGTACGGGAAACGGTTGACCTGCCGGTAATTCGTAAAGATTTCATCATCGATCCCATGCAGATAGCTGAGGCTCATGCGGTTGGCGCAGACGCGATTTTGCTGATCGCAGCCATCCTCGAAACCGAGCAGATGCGTGACTACCGTCTGCAGGCAGAATCTCTGGGCATGGATGCTCTGGTCGAGGTCCATAACGAGCAAGAGCTCGAGGCGGCCATGAAGGCTGAAAGCCGGCTCATTGGTATTAACAACCGCAACCTGAATGACTTCTCCGTTAGCCTGGAAACCACCTTCACTCTACGCCAAAAAATCCCCGCAGAGATTCCGGTGGTCAGCGAATCCGGTATTTCCACGGTGGAAGATATGCGCCGCCTGAATGAGGCTCATATCACCGCAGCTCTCATCGGTGAGAGCCTGATGCGTGCAGGCCAGCAGGATCAGCTCCTACGGGAGTTTCTCGGAAAATGA
- the trpE gene encoding anthranilate synthase component I, whose amino-acid sequence MYSPEQSTFSDMITSSDLVPVHRTIVADLETPLTLFAKVAALDPHAFLFESMEGGEKWGRYSFIGLDPLVTFTSIRDKVSIAYPGLDDSGEERSGVNPLKELRELLASFQVLDSPGLPRFYGGAVGFLGYDMVRFMEKLPDRHPPMDLPDSSFMIPGIVLIHDAMKQKLTIVCNVWKRGKISTQQMYDNACRRIEEIIGRLEEPISQSFVSQKKVAKPHTFSSNMDEDSFKTMVEQAKEYILAGDVIQVVLSQRFHTQSQLTPFALYRALRHINPSPYLFYVRQGDLVLIGSSPEILVRLEQGDIELRPIAGTRKRGRTTEEDKALEEELLADPKERAEHLMLVDLGRNDVGRVAENGTVKVTDLLVIERYSHVMHIVSGVHGKLAEGKDQFDVLEACFPAGTVSGAPKIRAMEIIDELEVSRRGPYAGAVGYFGFSGNMDFCITIRTFIVQGEDLWVQAGAGIVADSDPHKEFEETINKSMGLRRAVELAEKGF is encoded by the coding sequence ATGTACAGTCCCGAACAATCGACATTTTCTGACATGATCACCAGCTCTGATCTTGTCCCGGTTCACCGCACCATCGTCGCCGATCTGGAGACGCCCCTCACCCTGTTTGCCAAGGTAGCGGCTCTTGATCCCCATGCCTTTCTCTTCGAGTCCATGGAGGGTGGTGAAAAATGGGGGCGGTATTCTTTTATTGGTCTTGATCCCCTGGTTACCTTCACCAGTATTCGTGACAAGGTTTCCATTGCATACCCCGGCCTTGACGACAGCGGCGAGGAACGATCCGGCGTCAACCCCCTGAAAGAACTCCGCGAGTTACTCGCCTCTTTTCAGGTGCTCGACTCTCCAGGGTTGCCCCGCTTTTATGGTGGTGCCGTTGGTTTCCTTGGTTACGACATGGTGCGATTCATGGAAAAATTACCGGATCGACACCCTCCCATGGATCTGCCCGACTCCTCGTTTATGATCCCTGGCATTGTACTGATCCATGATGCCATGAAGCAGAAGCTGACCATTGTCTGTAACGTCTGGAAACGAGGAAAAATAAGTACCCAGCAGATGTACGATAACGCCTGCCGCCGCATCGAGGAAATTATCGGACGCCTGGAAGAACCAATCTCGCAGAGCTTTGTCTCCCAGAAGAAAGTCGCAAAGCCACATACCTTCAGCTCCAACATGGATGAAGATAGTTTCAAAACCATGGTGGAGCAGGCCAAAGAGTACATTCTGGCAGGCGATGTTATTCAAGTTGTGCTCTCCCAGCGTTTTCACACCCAGTCGCAACTGACGCCCTTTGCCCTCTACCGTGCGCTGCGGCATATCAATCCCAGCCCCTACCTGTTTTATGTACGCCAGGGAGATCTGGTGCTCATTGGTTCTTCTCCTGAAATTCTGGTCCGGCTGGAACAGGGAGATATCGAGCTGCGCCCCATTGCTGGCACCCGTAAACGCGGACGCACCACAGAAGAGGATAAAGCACTTGAAGAAGAACTGCTGGCTGATCCCAAGGAACGCGCCGAGCACCTGATGTTGGTTGATTTGGGTCGCAACGATGTGGGACGGGTGGCAGAAAACGGCACGGTCAAAGTCACTGACCTGTTGGTGATTGAACGCTACAGCCATGTTATGCATATTGTCTCTGGCGTGCACGGCAAGCTTGCAGAAGGCAAAGATCAGTTTGATGTGCTTGAGGCCTGCTTTCCGGCGGGTACGGTCAGCGGCGCCCCTAAGATTCGGGCTATGGAAATCATTGACGAGCTTGAGGTCAGTCGTCGCGGTCCCTATGCCGGAGCTGTAGGGTACTTTGGTTTCTCCGGCAATATGGACTTCTGTATCACCATCCGCACCTTTATCGTACAAGGTGAGGATTTATGGGTCCAGGCCGGAGCAGGTATTGTCGCCGACTCTGATCCACATAAAGAGTTTGAAGAAACCATTAATAAAAGTATGGGATTACGCCGGGCGGTTGAGCTGGCAGAAAAGGGGTTCTAA
- a CDS encoding ATP-binding protein: protein MKQATRPGKPPRIAWGINLTAISLAVMLWCIDTLFEYLWLAQGQEDFWDILLPFRDPHEMLMRLSYFVTLLFSGVVVGMFLQRQQELQYRAEETAENLRITLNSIGDGVIATDTQGCVTRMNPVAQELTGWSIEQARGEPFSTVFKIVHAQTRLPAFDPVEYVLTSKQAIGLANHTVLIAQSGEEYQIADSAAPIQDRAGEISGVVLVFRDVTEQYRLRDEMEQANALLTAVVEQSHIPMLMATSEDGCVRLINQACLDFLGGVKEQYLLKNLHAIKQCWKCMTPDGKELQQDEVPIFATLKGERIQGMELLVEDLAGRIRHVLVEGIPICSSSGELLAGLVMFPDITERRKIDEERTKLQRLESVGTLAGGIAHDFNNILMGVFGGMELAKMTLAPEHPSYKYIETAHQALDRATHLTKQLLTFAKGGEPLLETFSLKQLVLDAVELNLSGSNVKAEVDLAGNLWPIRADRGQISHVLANLIINAKQAMPEGGYLFITAENFPSLLSENLPRKGDFVQIILRDEGVGIPEEHKDRIFEPYFTTKENGNGLGLAIVHSVVIRHKGRVNFESTPEKGTTFTLLLPADKGGQCVEEPVPPQQWVEALDKGRVLVMDDERIVREVAGDMLAMLGYEVLGVENGELALEAYKQAQEQKSPFACVIMDLTIPGHMGGEEAVSQLLKMDPEAKVIVASGYSTDPIMAAYGEYGFKGRLVKPFQLHNLQRELERVLSQ from the coding sequence GTGAAACAAGCGACGCGTCCGGGCAAGCCTCCCCGGATCGCATGGGGGATTAATTTAACGGCAATTTCGCTTGCGGTGATGTTGTGGTGTATCGATACCCTGTTTGAATATCTCTGGCTTGCTCAGGGACAGGAAGATTTTTGGGATATTTTACTCCCGTTTCGTGATCCTCATGAAATGCTCATGCGGCTCAGTTATTTCGTGACGCTGCTTTTTTCCGGTGTGGTTGTGGGGATGTTTCTTCAACGTCAGCAAGAGTTACAGTACCGTGCTGAGGAAACTGCAGAAAATCTTCGTATCACGCTCAATTCTATCGGGGATGGCGTAATCGCAACCGACACCCAAGGGTGTGTAACCCGTATGAACCCTGTTGCTCAGGAACTGACAGGGTGGAGCATTGAGCAAGCGAGGGGAGAGCCTTTTTCCACGGTGTTCAAGATCGTACACGCACAGACGCGTTTGCCAGCATTTGACCCCGTTGAATATGTTTTGACAAGCAAGCAGGCCATAGGCCTTGCCAATCACACGGTGCTTATCGCTCAAAGTGGGGAAGAATACCAGATTGCTGACTCCGCAGCTCCCATTCAAGATAGGGCAGGGGAAATCTCAGGTGTGGTGCTGGTTTTTCGTGATGTGACTGAACAGTACCGGTTGCGAGATGAGATGGAGCAGGCCAATGCACTGCTTACTGCAGTGGTGGAGCAGTCACACATCCCCATGCTTATGGCCACTTCGGAAGACGGCTGCGTTCGTCTGATTAATCAGGCTTGCCTGGATTTCCTAGGAGGAGTCAAGGAGCAGTATTTGCTGAAGAATTTGCATGCCATCAAGCAGTGCTGGAAATGTATGACCCCCGATGGAAAAGAGTTGCAGCAGGATGAGGTCCCCATCTTTGCTACTCTCAAAGGGGAGCGAATTCAAGGGATGGAGTTGCTTGTTGAGGATCTGGCTGGCCGAATTCGCCATGTCCTCGTGGAAGGGATTCCTATTTGTAGTAGCAGTGGGGAACTGCTGGCTGGTTTGGTCATGTTCCCGGATATTACTGAGCGCAGGAAAATAGACGAAGAACGGACAAAGCTGCAACGGCTTGAAAGTGTAGGCACACTTGCCGGTGGTATTGCCCATGATTTTAATAACATTCTCATGGGCGTTTTTGGTGGAATGGAGCTGGCCAAAATGACTCTCGCGCCAGAGCATCCATCCTATAAATATATAGAAACCGCTCATCAGGCCTTGGACCGGGCAACCCACCTGACTAAACAGCTTTTGACCTTTGCCAAAGGAGGCGAGCCTCTTTTAGAAACTTTTTCTCTCAAACAATTGGTGCTGGACGCAGTTGAGCTCAATTTGAGTGGTTCCAATGTGAAGGCCGAGGTCGATTTAGCTGGGAATCTCTGGCCAATTCGCGCCGATCGAGGCCAAATCTCTCATGTGTTGGCCAATTTGATTATCAATGCTAAACAGGCCATGCCTGAGGGGGGATATCTCTTTATTACAGCAGAGAATTTTCCCTCTCTCCTGTCGGAAAATTTGCCGCGCAAGGGGGATTTTGTGCAAATCATTCTCCGTGATGAGGGCGTTGGCATACCGGAGGAGCATAAAGATCGTATATTTGAACCATATTTTACAACCAAAGAGAACGGTAATGGATTAGGGCTAGCCATTGTACACTCTGTTGTCATTCGGCATAAGGGGCGGGTTAATTTTGAATCAACCCCTGAAAAAGGAACCACTTTTACCCTTTTGCTTCCTGCAGATAAAGGTGGCCAATGCGTAGAGGAGCCAGTACCACCCCAGCAATGGGTCGAAGCTTTGGACAAGGGGCGTGTGCTTGTTATGGACGATGAGCGAATTGTGCGCGAAGTCGCTGGCGATATGCTGGCTATGCTCGGCTACGAAGTATTGGGGGTTGAAAATGGAGAGTTGGCGTTAGAGGCCTACAAGCAGGCTCAGGAACAAAAGAGCCCTTTTGCTTGTGTTATCATGGATCTCACCATTCCAGGTCATATGGGTGGAGAGGAGGCTGTCAGTCAACTGTTGAAGATGGATCCGGAGGCAAAGGTCATAGTGGCCAGTGGATATTCGACTGATCCCATTATGGCTGCCTATGGAGAGTATGGTTTTAAAGGTCGTTTGGTTAAGCCTTTTCAGTTACACAATTTGCAAAGAGAGCTAGAGAGAGTCCTGAGTCAGTGA
- a CDS encoding bacteriohemerythrin: MRSVNKWDDNLSVGIGLIDNQHKIIFDLLGDLGKASAARADKKVVDTLFDVLENYVFRHFEAEEELIASHRDVQSHSLEHYNLVKRFHKFRLGFRNGTSCGSTVDEFLETWFVRHISEHDKPLFTQIANGELTAETKSVDAYPYPHEERRRHKRIPHKKITNSSIVASCYNTSSLKSSQVEVVDISLGGLRFLAHHAHQPGDLLVLGCTLGKHFKMKEKIRVANVSDTSVGAEFVNLSPATEKFLMELYGAVNLRNY, from the coding sequence ATGCGTTCTGTAAATAAATGGGATGACAATCTCTCCGTAGGGATTGGACTGATAGATAATCAGCATAAAATTATTTTTGATTTACTTGGGGATCTTGGAAAAGCCTCGGCCGCAAGAGCAGACAAAAAAGTGGTTGATACACTTTTTGACGTACTTGAGAACTATGTGTTTCGTCACTTTGAGGCTGAAGAGGAACTTATTGCTTCCCATCGGGATGTTCAGTCACATAGCTTGGAACATTACAATCTTGTTAAAAGATTTCATAAGTTTCGCCTTGGTTTTCGCAATGGCACCAGCTGCGGGTCCACAGTGGATGAATTTCTGGAAACGTGGTTTGTTCGCCACATAAGTGAACATGACAAGCCTCTCTTTACCCAGATTGCCAATGGTGAGCTCACGGCAGAGACGAAGTCTGTTGATGCATATCCCTACCCGCATGAGGAGCGTAGGCGGCATAAACGGATTCCACATAAAAAAATTACCAACTCTTCGATTGTGGCCAGCTGTTACAATACCTCGAGTTTAAAAAGCTCGCAGGTAGAAGTGGTCGATATCAGTTTAGGGGGACTGCGTTTTTTAGCCCATCATGCACATCAGCCTGGTGACCTTCTTGTTCTTGGGTGCACCCTTGGTAAACATTTTAAGATGAAGGAAAAAATCCGAGTCGCCAATGTTAGCGATACTTCGGTGGGGGCAGAATTTGTTAATCTGTCTCCGGCGACAGAGAAATTTTTGATGGAGCTCTACGGGGCCGTTAATCTGAGAAATTATTAA
- the rpsT gene encoding 30S ribosomal protein S20, whose protein sequence is MANHKSAVKRDRQSKVRRLRNRMNKSTMKTAVREVEIALAAGSEEQAKTALQTAIPVIYKTATKGAIHKKNAARKVSRLTKRVNKMQPLA, encoded by the coding sequence ATGGCAAATCACAAGTCCGCAGTAAAAAGAGACCGTCAGTCTAAAGTTCGTCGTTTGCGCAACCGTATGAACAAATCGACTATGAAAACCGCTGTACGCGAGGTCGAGATCGCCCTGGCAGCCGGCTCTGAGGAGCAGGCAAAAACTGCTCTGCAGACTGCAATTCCGGTCATCTACAAAACTGCGACCAAAGGTGCAATCCACAAAAAGAATGCTGCTCGCAAAGTTTCCCGTCTGACCAAAAGGGTCAACAAGATGCAGCCCCTTGCCTAA
- a CDS encoding phosphoribosylanthranilate isomerase, with translation MKSGQRVRVKICGTTRLDDALCAVEAGVDALGFIFFAKSPRNIEPETARAIIAQLPPFVDTVGVFVNEEQKKLQAIVQHCGLNTVQLHGQESPEYCRQLVNALPSCRLLKAFRVGPQTTAADIAPYANCVQGYLLDTFQKDAVGGTGQAFDWALIEQLRLSRPFMLAGGLDCDNVNLALEKVAPYGLDANSGLEDAPGIKNHQMVQTFLRLVRQSERC, from the coding sequence ATGAAGAGCGGCCAACGCGTTCGGGTCAAAATCTGTGGAACCACCCGTTTAGATGACGCACTCTGCGCGGTGGAGGCAGGGGTGGACGCCCTAGGCTTTATATTTTTTGCCAAGAGCCCTCGCAATATCGAACCTGAAACTGCTCGAGCAATTATCGCCCAGCTTCCACCCTTTGTGGATACGGTGGGTGTTTTTGTTAATGAGGAGCAGAAAAAACTTCAGGCAATTGTCCAGCACTGCGGGTTGAACACCGTCCAATTACACGGCCAGGAATCCCCAGAGTATTGCCGTCAACTGGTTAACGCCCTTCCCTCCTGCCGGTTACTCAAGGCCTTTCGGGTAGGACCGCAGACCACAGCGGCTGACATCGCCCCCTACGCAAACTGCGTTCAAGGGTATCTGCTTGATACCTTTCAAAAGGATGCTGTGGGGGGAACAGGACAGGCATTTGACTGGGCTCTGATTGAGCAACTTCGGCTTAGCCGTCCCTTCATGCTTGCAGGAGGACTGGACTGCGACAATGTCAACCTTGCCTTGGAGAAAGTCGCACCCTATGGTCTCGATGCCAACTCGGGCCTAGAGGACGCGCCTGGAATCAAAAATCACCAGATGGTACAAACCTTTCTCCGGCTGGTTCGACAAAGTGAACGGTGCTGA
- the cobO gene encoding cob(I)yrinic acid a,c-diamide adenosyltransferase: MTQGLLMINTGNGKGKTTAALGMAMRAAGHGLPVCIIQFIKGSWHYGELDGIQAFDGLIELHVMGKGFTWKSDNMAEDIRLAQEAWKVAADIIDSGKYHTVILDEFTYLFHYKMLNIHDCLERLKKRPPEQHVVITGRYAPEELLEIADLVTEMREVKHPLKGGIKAQKGIEF; this comes from the coding sequence ATGACACAAGGTTTATTAATGATCAACACCGGCAACGGTAAAGGAAAGACGACGGCAGCGCTGGGCATGGCCATGCGAGCGGCTGGCCATGGTCTCCCTGTATGTATCATTCAGTTTATCAAAGGAAGCTGGCATTATGGAGAACTCGATGGGATTCAAGCCTTTGATGGGCTCATAGAACTGCACGTGATGGGGAAAGGGTTTACCTGGAAATCAGATAATATGGCTGAAGATATCCGCCTGGCGCAAGAGGCTTGGAAAGTTGCCGCAGATATTATCGATTCCGGCAAGTACCACACGGTCATCCTTGATGAGTTCACCTACCTTTTTCATTACAAAATGCTTAATATTCACGACTGCCTGGAGCGCTTAAAAAAGCGTCCACCAGAACAGCATGTCGTGATCACCGGTCGCTATGCCCCTGAAGAGCTCCTGGAAATTGCAGATCTGGTTACGGAGATGCGAGAGGTTAAACACCCATTGAAAGGGGGAATCAAAGCACAAAAAGGTATCGAATTTTAA
- the trpD gene encoding anthranilate phosphoribosyltransferase: MIKEAISKVVTLENLSEAEMIGVMQEIMTGEATPAQIGSFITALRMKGETIDEIVGAVKVMREKATFIDTGVNTAAGDVLVDIVGTGGDGSGSFNVSTTTSFVVAAAGVPVAKHGNRAVSSKCGAADVLEALGVDLSMPPEKVSAAVREVGIGFLFAPMLHGAMKYAIGPRREIGIRTLFNILGPMTNPAGANVQLTGVFAKELTTVLAEVLVRLGMKRAVIVWGEGNLDEMTITGATHIADGHNGKVTKSILRPEDVGLKTADFAAVKGGATAAESADQVRAVLGGEAGAKLDMVLLNAGTTLMAAGKAETIVAGIALARETISSGAALAKLDELVQFSKK; this comes from the coding sequence ATGATAAAAGAGGCCATATCCAAAGTTGTTACCTTAGAGAATCTCAGCGAAGCAGAAATGATTGGGGTCATGCAGGAGATTATGACCGGTGAGGCCACCCCGGCCCAGATCGGTTCCTTTATCACTGCCCTGCGCATGAAGGGTGAAACCATCGACGAGATTGTCGGCGCGGTCAAGGTGATGCGTGAAAAGGCCACCTTCATTGACACCGGGGTCAATACTGCCGCGGGTGATGTCCTGGTGGATATCGTTGGTACCGGTGGTGATGGATCGGGCTCTTTTAACGTTTCCACCACGACCAGTTTTGTGGTTGCCGCAGCAGGTGTACCAGTAGCTAAGCACGGTAATCGCGCGGTTTCTTCCAAATGTGGCGCGGCTGATGTTCTGGAAGCACTAGGAGTGGATCTCTCCATGCCCCCGGAAAAGGTCTCCGCCGCTGTGCGTGAAGTGGGGATAGGGTTTCTTTTTGCGCCCATGCTCCATGGGGCCATGAAATACGCCATCGGCCCACGACGGGAAATTGGCATTCGCACCTTGTTCAACATCCTTGGCCCCATGACTAATCCCGCTGGTGCCAATGTCCAGCTCACCGGTGTTTTTGCCAAGGAACTGACCACTGTCCTGGCAGAGGTACTGGTTCGCCTGGGCATGAAACGGGCGGTTATTGTCTGGGGCGAAGGCAACCTGGACGAGATGACCATCACCGGAGCCACCCACATTGCCGATGGCCACAATGGTAAGGTGACCAAGTCCATCCTCAGGCCCGAAGATGTGGGTCTGAAGACGGCCGACTTCGCCGCTGTCAAAGGTGGAGCGACGGCTGCGGAATCCGCTGATCAGGTTCGCGCCGTTCTCGGTGGCGAGGCCGGTGCCAAGCTTGATATGGTCCTGCTCAATGCGGGAACAACCCTCATGGCGGCAGGCAAGGCTGAGACCATCGTGGCAGGTATTGCTCTGGCCCGTGAAACGATCAGCTCCGGCGCTGCCCTGGCCAAACTCGATGAATTAGTTCAATTCAGTAAAAAATAA
- a CDS encoding MASE1 domain-containing protein, which yields METKLAKAFWGHSLSIGRLTLETIAVVAAYWLLAAIAFACFNSWGIMPMPVSLPAGLALVFAVLRRWQSGPGIFIGTIVANASVLGAPMAYSMCVGLSNCMGALTGGLIVRHYMMRKMRFGGSSVLICFFVSLIIPPVISASGGMSCKWLLGLVPYGQFFIGWLKWVIAHATGILLFGLPILAGLAIKESGR from the coding sequence ATGGAAACGAAGCTGGCTAAAGCCTTTTGGGGGCATTCGCTTTCTATTGGTCGATTGACGCTTGAAACAATAGCTGTTGTTGCTGCCTATTGGCTGCTGGCGGCAATTGCGTTTGCCTGTTTTAACTCTTGGGGAATCATGCCCATGCCGGTTTCGCTTCCAGCTGGTCTTGCCCTGGTTTTTGCTGTCCTCCGGCGCTGGCAAAGCGGACCTGGCATCTTTATCGGAACCATCGTGGCAAATGCCTCAGTCTTGGGGGCGCCCATGGCCTATTCCATGTGCGTGGGGCTCTCAAACTGTATGGGGGCGCTAACAGGGGGGCTTATTGTTCGACACTACATGATGAGAAAAATGCGTTTTGGGGGTTCAAGTGTGTTGATCTGTTTTTTTGTCTCGCTGATTATTCCTCCTGTGATTTCTGCCAGCGGCGGTATGAGTTGTAAATGGTTATTGGGTTTGGTTCCCTATGGTCAGTTTTTCATTGGTTGGTTGAAATGGGTGATAGCCCATGCGACAGGGATATTGCTCTTTGGTTTACCGATTCTGGCTGGGCTGGCGATTAAGGAGTCAGGACGGTGA
- a CDS encoding HU family DNA-binding protein, which produces MNKKELVDSMAEAADISKAAAEKALNGMLMAVTAALAEGDKVTLVGFGTFSTVKRTERKAKNPRTGELINIPAKTIAKFKPGSKLTDAVN; this is translated from the coding sequence ATGAACAAAAAGGAACTGGTAGACTCCATGGCGGAAGCGGCAGATATCAGCAAAGCCGCAGCTGAAAAAGCTTTGAACGGTATGCTCATGGCTGTGACTGCTGCGCTTGCCGAAGGTGATAAGGTTACCTTGGTCGGATTCGGTACATTTTCCACTGTCAAACGCACCGAGCGTAAAGCTAAGAATCCGCGTACCGGTGAATTGATTAACATACCCGCCAAAACAATTGCCAAGTTCAAACCAGGCAGCAAACTTACCGACGCTGTTAATTAA
- a CDS encoding aminodeoxychorismate/anthranilate synthase component II codes for MIVIIDNYDSFTYNIVQTLATAPPSAGSDWQAPEIRVFRNDAISIAEVEAMQPDRLLISPGPCTPTEAGISVASILHFAGKIPVLGVCLGHQSIGEAFGGKVIRAGRLMHGKTSPVHHDGRGVFAGLPDPFAGMRYHSLVVEEPLPDCLEATAHTDQGELMGLRHKTLPIEGVQFHPESIMTGPGNILLHNFLRPDYEKLLRK; via the coding sequence GTGATAGTCATCATAGATAACTACGATTCGTTTACTTATAATATCGTTCAGACCCTGGCCACTGCGCCCCCTTCTGCTGGTAGTGATTGGCAGGCACCGGAGATCCGTGTGTTTCGAAACGATGCCATCTCCATTGCCGAAGTAGAAGCGATGCAGCCGGATCGACTGCTCATCTCCCCTGGCCCCTGCACCCCAACAGAGGCGGGTATTTCAGTAGCTTCCATCCTTCATTTCGCCGGTAAAATTCCGGTTTTGGGCGTCTGCCTTGGGCACCAGTCCATCGGAGAAGCTTTTGGCGGCAAGGTTATTCGTGCTGGGCGCCTGATGCATGGTAAGACCAGCCCGGTACATCACGATGGACGCGGTGTGTTCGCGGGCCTGCCTGATCCCTTTGCCGGTATGCGCTATCATTCACTGGTTGTCGAAGAGCCACTGCCCGATTGCCTGGAAGCCACTGCCCATACTGACCAGGGAGAGCTGATGGGGCTGCGGCATAAGACCCTGCCCATTGAAGGCGTGCAGTTTCATCCGGAATCCATCATGACCGGGCCCGGCAATATTTTACTGCATAATTTCCTACGACCCGACTATGAGAAGCTGCTGCGCAAGTAA
- a CDS encoding pentapeptide repeat-containing protein: protein MRRLLIALPLLPLCIAPTSPGWSKSKMTPVEKNVQRLLKTKSCPGCDLSGADLRQCRLTKAKLNGANLSGAQLNLADLSGANLQQAILFETDLSGADLSFADLNGAEFRGTIFEGAHFKHTQLKGQSVNRLIHTEHSQLEVYEFAPPKELLIALKTPSASSASSAPSVASASPVPSVPSEAAPRPPLRQQVTQQPQYAKAAIKPAPARKHSPLKLKATRIAMEPLAEFTAPAAGVSDPKKIAALEKERKQQKRN, encoded by the coding sequence ATGCGCCGTCTACTTATTGCCCTGCCATTACTTCCCCTTTGCATTGCACCCACCAGCCCCGGCTGGAGCAAATCCAAAATGACACCGGTTGAAAAGAACGTTCAACGCCTTCTCAAAACTAAATCATGTCCTGGGTGCGACCTGAGTGGAGCTGACCTGCGCCAGTGTCGCCTGACAAAAGCCAAATTAAATGGGGCAAATTTGAGTGGAGCCCAATTAAATCTTGCAGATCTCAGTGGAGCGAACCTCCAACAGGCGATCCTTTTCGAGACAGACCTCTCCGGTGCGGACCTCTCGTTTGCAGACCTCAATGGGGCTGAATTTCGAGGTACTATCTTTGAAGGGGCACACTTCAAGCACACCCAACTTAAGGGCCAATCGGTCAATCGGCTTATTCACACCGAACATTCGCAGCTGGAAGTATATGAATTTGCACCTCCAAAAGAACTGTTAATCGCCCTGAAAACTCCCTCTGCTTCTTCTGCTTCTTCTGCTCCATCCGTGGCATCCGCTTCACCCGTTCCATCCGTTCCATCCGAGGCCGCTCCCCGCCCCCCACTTCGCCAGCAGGTTACGCAACAACCACAGTATGCCAAAGCAGCTATAAAGCCCGCACCGGCGAGAAAACACAGCCCTCTTAAACTCAAAGCAACCAGGATAGCCATGGAGCCACTGGCAGAGTTTACTGCGCCTGCCGCTGGAGTGTCCGATCCCAAAAAGATTGCTGCCCTGGAAAAAGAACGCAAGCAACAGAAAAGAAATTAA